One Gaiellales bacterium DNA window includes the following coding sequences:
- a CDS encoding MFS transporter, whose translation MRPHLRSLIRASVGPARPGFRRFWLATAISVLGTWMAAIALAIRMYDVTGSPGWVSALLFAELTPLVLIGFLFGHRLDRLPVRAALIAADVASVGVFAVLAAVDTPWIVVALAGLAGVAGGVFRPLATAAVPLLVPDEDLEPATGAIGSADNAMTFLGELVGGVLVGSVGAAVALGLNAASFAASALLIAGCGALARPGTVDSPGRASLHVRATVRRIRMSPVLRQIALGWAVAAVVLGVVLSVQVPLLRGQFHASPAAVGLILGLDALGLVAGSMFAGSRTFGRAAFPLALAGMGAAVMIAGASTWLPLAAFGLTILGVFNGVAIVLNRTRAVREAEAGERVGLIAFLIAVAVSGQVAGTVLGGVLATVLSPRWAFVVSGSVALLVAAPVAHAVGPRAEWVLRESPWAPRGRGER comes from the coding sequence ATGCGCCCGCACCTCCGATCGCTGATCCGCGCATCCGTCGGCCCCGCCCGGCCGGGCTTCCGGCGCTTCTGGCTCGCGACGGCTATCAGCGTCCTTGGCACCTGGATGGCGGCGATCGCGCTCGCGATCCGCATGTATGACGTGACCGGCTCTCCGGGATGGGTGTCCGCCCTGCTGTTCGCGGAGCTGACGCCGCTCGTACTGATCGGCTTCCTGTTCGGGCACCGTCTCGACCGCCTGCCGGTACGCGCGGCGCTGATCGCCGCTGACGTCGCATCGGTCGGGGTCTTCGCTGTGCTGGCGGCGGTCGACACGCCGTGGATCGTGGTCGCGCTCGCCGGCCTGGCCGGGGTGGCCGGCGGCGTGTTCCGTCCGCTCGCGACCGCCGCGGTGCCGCTGCTCGTCCCCGACGAGGATCTCGAGCCGGCCACCGGCGCGATCGGCTCGGCGGACAACGCCATGACATTCCTCGGCGAGCTGGTCGGTGGAGTACTGGTCGGCAGCGTCGGCGCAGCCGTGGCGCTCGGGCTCAACGCCGCATCGTTCGCTGCGTCGGCGCTCCTGATCGCCGGCTGCGGCGCGCTCGCGCGGCCCGGGACGGTCGACTCCCCCGGCCGGGCGTCCCTGCATGTCCGCGCGACCGTGAGGCGGATCCGCATGTCGCCCGTGCTCCGGCAGATCGCCCTCGGCTGGGCGGTCGCCGCGGTCGTGCTCGGCGTCGTGCTGAGCGTGCAGGTGCCGCTCCTCCGCGGGCAGTTCCATGCCTCGCCCGCCGCCGTCGGTCTGATCCTCGGGCTCGACGCGCTCGGGCTGGTCGCGGGCAGCATGTTCGCCGGTTCGCGAACCTTCGGGCGCGCCGCATTTCCGCTCGCACTGGCGGGCATGGGGGCCGCCGTGATGATCGCCGGCGCGTCCACGTGGTTGCCGCTCGCCGCCTTCGGACTGACGATCCTCGGCGTCTTCAACGGGGTCGCCATCGTCCTGAACCGCACCCGTGCCGTTCGGGAGGCGGAAGCGGGCGAGCGCGTCGGACTGATCGCCTTCCTGATCGCGGTCGCCGTCTCCGGGCAGGTCGCAGGCACGGTGCTGGGCGGCGTCCTTGCGACGGTGCTGTCCCCGCGGTGGGCGTTCGTCGTGTCGGGGTCGGTGGCCCTCCTGGTCGCTGCGCCGGTTGCTCACGCCGTCGGCCCGCGGGCCGAATGGGTGCTGCGCGAGTCGCCGTGGGCGCCGCGCGGTCGCGGCGAGCGCTAG